Genomic segment of Thermogemmatispora onikobensis:
AGCAGCTCGGGCGGGCACTCTTCCCAGGGGACATAGTCTAGCACCGCCGAAGCCGGCACGTCGAGCGGCAGATCGAGGCGCTCGTGAACCTGTTGCCGGTGGGCGTAGACGGTGTTGCGACTCACTCCCAGGCGCCTGGCCACCTGGGCAGGTGTCAGGCCGAGACGCAGTAAGAGGAGCACCTGCCAGCGTCGCTGCCCGCGCAGGAGGCCGGGGCGGTTATTGGATTCTCGGGGGGGCGGGGCCTGGATGGCTGGCAGTGGCGAGGCGGGCGGCAGGGGAGGGAGTGGCTCAGGAGGGAGCAGCTCGGGTGGACAAAGCTCCCAGGGAATATGAGGCAGCAGATGGCTGCGACGTGGCAGGCCGAGGCGATGGCGTAGCTGTGCGAGCTGGACGGTGACCGTGCCGGGAGACAGGCCCAGCTGCGCGGCAATGGCCCGGCGCGAGTGGCCCAGGCGCAGCAAGAGGACGATCTGCCACTGGCGACGGGTGAGGGGGCGTCGGAGCCGCCGACTTGCTGATCCAGAGTGCGAGCGTGGTGAGGGTGAAGTCATGAGATGATCCTCCTTCTGACTG
This window contains:
- a CDS encoding LuxR C-terminal-related transcriptional regulator codes for the protein MTSPSPRSHSGSASRRLRRPLTRRQWQIVLLLRLGHSRRAIAAQLGLSPGTVTVQLAQLRHRLGLPRRSHLLPHIPWELCPPELLPPEPLPPLPPASPLPAIQAPPPRESNNRPGLLRGQRRWQVLLLLRLGLTPAQVARRLGVSRNTVYAHRQQVHERLDLPLDVPASAVLDYVPWEECPPELLLWLEQAEPTSPSQRPESPPRALP